From a single Acidobacteriota bacterium genomic region:
- a CDS encoding NTP transferase domain-containing protein, with protein MGATTPVLVVLQARMGSTRLPGKVLRPLAGHTLLSHCVRRLVAADVGPVVVATTRRDEDDAVVDEARRLGVAWARGADADVLQRFALVADLWNAEVVIRATADNPVVDVGAPARALQWMAAGADYVVEDGLPVGAAVEVMRRSVLDRAHREATTAHDREHVTPYVKARPDEFRIERPAVPAALSRSDLRLTVDTRSDLIFVERVLEAAGGEAALVPLARVIEHAVRLTRPLEES; from the coding sequence ATGGGTGCGACGACCCCGGTGCTCGTCGTCCTGCAGGCGCGCATGGGGTCGACGCGACTGCCGGGCAAGGTCCTGCGGCCTCTCGCAGGGCACACCTTGCTGTCGCATTGTGTCCGCCGGCTCGTGGCGGCCGATGTCGGCCCAGTCGTCGTCGCGACGACGCGGCGCGACGAAGACGATGCCGTGGTCGACGAGGCGAGGCGGCTGGGCGTGGCCTGGGCCCGGGGGGCTGACGCGGATGTGCTGCAGCGGTTCGCGCTCGTGGCCGATTTGTGGAACGCGGAGGTCGTGATTCGGGCCACGGCCGACAACCCGGTCGTCGATGTCGGGGCGCCCGCGCGGGCGCTGCAGTGGATGGCGGCGGGTGCCGATTACGTCGTGGAAGACGGGCTGCCCGTGGGCGCGGCGGTAGAGGTCATGAGACGCAGTGTCCTGGATCGAGCGCATCGCGAGGCGACGACGGCCCACGATCGTGAGCACGTCACGCCGTACGTGAAGGCGCGACCGGACGAGTTTCGAATCGAGAGGCCGGCGGTTCCGGCCGCCCTCAGCCGATCGGACCTGCGGCTGACGGTCGACACGCGATCCGACCTGATCTTCGTGGAGCGGGTGCTCGAGGCGGCAGGCGGCGAGGCGGCGCTGGTGCCGCTCGCCCGCGTCATCGAGCACGCCGTGCGGCTGACGCGGCCCCTGGAGGAGTCATGA
- a CDS encoding flagellin FliC, with protein sequence MASFSVVTNIASVNAQANLYATNIGLRQALTRVSSGFRINNSGDDAAGLAVANAYRSQVAITTQGIRNANDGLSTLQIKDGALDNISKLLDRMAVLATQAASASFTGSRDTLNNEFQDVIAEIDREAAVAGLTTGGGFSVFVSSEATAANGIVSGTITAVTTAGLGLTGDLTTAENAQAALTTLATAISTLGTVQGEVGQIQNRLSYAISLAQSQIVNTKAAESRIRDANIAEESANLTRYSILNQSGIAALAQANQQTASVLALLRQ encoded by the coding sequence ATGGCCAGCTTTTCTGTCGTCACCAACATCGCATCGGTCAACGCACAGGCGAACCTCTACGCCACGAACATCGGGCTGCGCCAGGCGCTGACCCGCGTCTCGAGCGGCTTCCGCATCAACAACTCGGGCGACGACGCCGCTGGCCTCGCCGTGGCGAACGCCTACCGCTCGCAGGTGGCCATCACGACCCAGGGCATCCGGAACGCGAACGACGGCCTGTCGACGCTCCAGATCAAGGACGGCGCCCTCGACAACATCTCGAAGCTGCTCGACCGGATGGCCGTGCTCGCGACGCAGGCCGCCTCGGCCTCGTTCACGGGCAGCCGCGACACGCTGAACAATGAGTTCCAGGACGTCATCGCCGAGATCGACCGCGAGGCGGCCGTGGCCGGCCTCACGACCGGCGGCGGGTTCTCCGTGTTCGTGAGCTCCGAGGCGACGGCGGCCAACGGCATCGTCTCGGGCACCATCACCGCCGTGACCACCGCAGGACTCGGCCTGACGGGCGACCTCACGACGGCCGAGAACGCGCAGGCGGCCCTGACGACGCTCGCGACGGCCATCTCGACGCTCGGCACGGTGCAGGGCGAGGTGGGCCAGATCCAGAACCGGCTCTCGTATGCCATCTCACTCGCGCAGTCGCAGATCGTCAACACGAAGGCCGCCGAGAGCCGCATTCGCGACGCCAACATCGCCGAGGAGTCGGCGAACCTGACCAGGTACAGCATCCTGAACCAGAGCGGCATCGCCGCCCTGGCCCAGGCCAACCAGCAGACGGCCTCGGTGCTGGCCCTGCTCAGGCAGTAG
- a CDS encoding ATP-grasp domain-containing protein, which yields MRRLNVLVTAASRRVALVRAFKRALSRLGVQGEVLVTDVNPLSPAVHVADRAIRVPLATDPDYIGCLRAICRRESVGLLIPTIDDELVAFGSALEAFASDGVAVSASPLLTAEICNDKLRTCRHLREHGVAAAESCSPDDLPADPQFPLFVKPRGGRGGIGAYVVRNARELDFFTGYVANPVVQTYLDGPEFTLDLLCDFDGRALAVVPRERVVIRAGVIDRGRTVRDESLIGLALACAGVLPFRGAVNIQCRVVDGTPTVFEINPRFSGGIPLTIEAGADFPRWLVELALGRPVVPAIGQFTDGLWMTAYESAIFLAAHRLDSLEHPATPGREPVG from the coding sequence ATGCGGCGCCTGAATGTCCTCGTGACGGCGGCGTCGCGACGGGTGGCCCTCGTCAGGGCCTTCAAGCGGGCGCTCTCCCGCCTGGGCGTCCAGGGCGAGGTGCTCGTCACCGACGTCAACCCGCTCTCGCCCGCGGTGCACGTCGCCGACCGCGCCATCCGCGTGCCCCTCGCGACGGATCCCGACTACATCGGCTGTCTCCGCGCCATTTGCCGCCGGGAATCGGTCGGTCTCCTAATCCCGACCATCGACGACGAGCTCGTGGCGTTTGGCAGCGCCCTCGAGGCGTTCGCCTCCGACGGCGTGGCCGTCTCGGCCTCGCCGCTCCTCACGGCGGAGATCTGCAACGACAAGCTGCGCACCTGCCGTCACCTGCGTGAGCACGGTGTGGCGGCAGCCGAGTCGTGCTCACCCGACGACCTCCCGGCCGACCCGCAGTTCCCGCTCTTCGTGAAGCCTCGGGGCGGCCGGGGCGGGATTGGGGCCTATGTCGTGCGAAATGCCAGGGAGCTCGACTTCTTCACGGGCTACGTGGCCAATCCCGTGGTGCAGACCTATCTCGACGGACCGGAGTTCACGCTCGACCTGCTGTGCGATTTCGACGGGCGTGCCCTCGCGGTGGTACCGCGCGAGCGGGTCGTCATCAGGGCCGGCGTCATCGACCGGGGCCGCACCGTGCGCGACGAGTCGCTCATCGGCCTGGCGCTCGCGTGTGCGGGCGTTCTGCCGTTCCGCGGTGCCGTCAACATTCAGTGCCGCGTGGTCGACGGGACGCCGACCGTCTTCGAGATCAACCCGCGGTTCTCCGGCGGGATTCCCCTCACGATCGAGGCCGGGGCCGACTTCCCACGCTGGCTGGTCGAGCTCGCGCTCGGGCGGCCGGTGGTCCCGGCGATCGGGCAGTTCACCGACGGTCTCTGGATGACGGCGTACGAATCGGCCATCTTCCTGGCCGCTCACCGCCTCGACTCGCTCGAGCACCCCGCGACGCCAGGACGCGAGCCCGTCGGCTGA
- a CDS encoding flagellin FliC, translated as MASFSVVTNVAASNAQANLYATNVGLRTALTRVSSGFRINSSGDDAAGLAVANRYRSDVAIINQGMRNANDGLSTLQIKDGALDNISKLLDRMATLATQAASASFTGSLTTLDNEFQDVIAEIDREANVAKLSTGGGFSVFVSSEATASDGVVAGTISAVTSTALGLTGDLTSSGNAQTALTQVKTAIESLGEVQGQVGQIQNRLTYAISLAQSQMVNTKAAESRIRDANIAEESANLTRFSILNQSGIAALAQANQQTAAVLALLR; from the coding sequence ATGGCATCGTTCTCAGTCGTCACCAACGTTGCAGCAAGCAATGCGCAGGCCAACCTCTACGCGACCAACGTCGGGTTGAGGACGGCCCTCACCCGCGTGTCGAGCGGCTTCCGGATCAACAGCTCCGGCGACGACGCCGCCGGCCTCGCGGTGGCCAACCGCTACCGCTCCGACGTCGCGATCATCAACCAGGGCATGCGCAACGCCAACGACGGCTTGTCGACCCTGCAGATCAAGGACGGCGCGCTCGACAACATCTCCAAGCTCCTCGACCGGATGGCGACGCTGGCCACCCAGGCGGCCTCGGCCTCGTTCACCGGCAGCCTGACGACGCTCGACAACGAGTTCCAGGACGTCATCGCCGAGATCGACCGCGAGGCGAACGTCGCGAAGCTGTCAACCGGTGGCGGGTTCTCCGTCTTCGTGAGCTCGGAAGCGACCGCGTCGGACGGCGTCGTTGCCGGCACCATCTCGGCCGTCACCTCGACCGCCCTCGGGCTGACCGGTGACCTCACGTCCTCGGGGAACGCCCAGACGGCGCTCACCCAGGTGAAGACGGCCATCGAGAGCCTCGGCGAGGTCCAGGGCCAGGTGGGCCAGATCCAGAACCGGCTGACCTACGCCATCTCGCTCGCGCAGTCGCAGATGGTGAACACGAAGGCCGCCGAGAGCCGCATCCGCGACGCGAACATCGCGGAAGAGTCGGCCAACCTCACGCGCTTCAGCATCCTGAACCAGAGCGGCATCGCGGCCCTGGCCCAGGCCAACCAGCAGACGGCCGCGGTCCTGGCCCTGCTGCGGTAA
- a CDS encoding DegT/DnrJ/EryC1/StrS aminotransferase family protein, whose translation MSSSVPLPFVPFVRPAITDAEIEDLVAVLRSGWLTTGPQVKEFEARFADYVGAAHAVAVNSCTAALHLSLLSAGVGPGDEVVTTPLTFCSTANVILHAGATPVFADVDPGSMNLDPAAAAEAITPRTKLLLPVHLGGRPADIPSFRTLAARRGLTLVEDAAHCVEGWVAGEKVGTTADYSCFSFYATKNLTTGEGGMVTTADEAAARWMRIAALHGMSRDAWARYGRGGTAFYDVVTPGFKYNMMDLQAALGLRQLQRLAEMQTRRAAVWEYYDDQLAELPLRRPPPVPAGDVHARHLYMVLVDEREAAMTRDELYEGLAGLGVGASVHFRAVHLHSYYRDRFGFEPGQFPHAESISSRTLSLPLSGATTDQDAERVVAALRQLLSRARRSRG comes from the coding sequence ATGTCCTCGAGCGTCCCGCTTCCGTTCGTTCCGTTCGTCCGGCCGGCCATCACCGACGCCGAGATCGAAGATCTCGTGGCGGTGCTGAGATCGGGGTGGCTGACGACCGGGCCCCAGGTGAAGGAGTTCGAGGCGAGGTTCGCCGACTACGTCGGGGCCGCGCACGCGGTGGCGGTCAACTCCTGCACCGCGGCGTTGCACCTGTCGTTGCTGTCGGCGGGTGTCGGGCCAGGCGACGAGGTCGTCACGACGCCGCTCACCTTCTGCTCGACGGCGAACGTGATTCTGCACGCGGGGGCGACCCCGGTGTTCGCCGACGTCGATCCGGGCTCAATGAACCTCGATCCTGCCGCAGCCGCCGAGGCGATCACGCCCAGGACGAAGCTGCTGCTGCCCGTGCACCTGGGGGGAAGGCCGGCCGACATCCCGTCGTTCCGGACGCTGGCCGCCAGGCGGGGCCTCACGTTGGTCGAGGACGCGGCGCACTGCGTCGAAGGGTGGGTCGCCGGGGAGAAAGTCGGGACGACCGCCGACTACTCCTGCTTCAGCTTCTACGCTACGAAGAACCTCACAACCGGCGAAGGCGGCATGGTGACGACAGCCGACGAGGCGGCGGCGCGGTGGATGCGCATCGCCGCGCTCCATGGCATGAGCCGCGACGCCTGGGCGCGCTACGGCCGGGGGGGCACGGCCTTTTACGACGTCGTCACGCCGGGGTTCAAGTACAACATGATGGACCTGCAGGCCGCCCTCGGCCTCCGTCAGTTGCAGCGGCTCGCGGAGATGCAGACCCGGCGTGCCGCGGTGTGGGAGTACTACGACGATCAGCTGGCCGAGCTGCCCTTGCGGCGCCCGCCGCCGGTGCCAGCCGGCGACGTCCACGCTCGACATCTTTATATGGTGCTCGTCGACGAGCGAGAAGCGGCCATGACCCGCGACGAGCTGTACGAAGGGCTCGCCGGCCTGGGGGTCGGCGCGAGCGTGCACTTCAGGGCGGTTCACCTGCATTCGTATTATCGCGACCGGTTCGGGTTCGAACCCGGCCAGTTCCCGCACGCCGAGTCGATTTCGAGCCGGACGTTGTCACTGCCGCTCTCGGGAGCGACGACCGATCAGGACGCCGAGCGCGTCGTCGCGGCCCTGCGGCAACTGCTGTCGCGGGCCCGCCGGAGTCGCGGCTGA
- a CDS encoding OmpA family protein has protein sequence MKRRRKPEPHLSHERWLVSYADFITLLFAFFTTMYAISTVDAQKLNQMVESMQAAFTKGSSPVGGAGGGSESGVGPARIPAPPRTWTPPASGQKDEASVEEVRARLAMELDQQIDQGLVQIEIDPRGLVVSIREAGSFATGRADLSTVAQALLVSVAAGLRDVGNFVRVEGHTDNVPIHTDRFRSNWELSTARATNVVAFFLDQGLEPGRLSAAGYAEYHPRVPNDADGNRARNRRIDVVVLNPQTSRREEPGAQASFTPSTSADTSSSVARGLP, from the coding sequence ATGAAACGCCGACGCAAACCCGAACCGCACCTCAGCCACGAGCGGTGGCTCGTGTCGTACGCCGACTTCATCACGTTGCTCTTCGCGTTTTTCACGACGATGTACGCCATCTCCACGGTCGACGCTCAGAAGCTCAACCAGATGGTCGAGTCGATGCAGGCGGCGTTCACGAAGGGCTCGTCGCCTGTTGGTGGCGCAGGTGGCGGGTCGGAGTCGGGTGTCGGCCCGGCACGGATCCCCGCGCCGCCACGCACGTGGACGCCGCCCGCCAGTGGCCAGAAGGACGAGGCCTCGGTCGAGGAAGTGCGAGCGCGTCTCGCCATGGAACTCGACCAGCAGATCGATCAGGGACTCGTCCAGATCGAGATCGATCCGCGCGGCCTGGTCGTGTCGATTCGTGAGGCCGGCAGCTTTGCCACCGGCCGCGCCGACCTGTCGACCGTCGCGCAGGCACTGCTCGTGAGCGTCGCGGCCGGGTTGCGTGACGTCGGCAACTTCGTGCGCGTCGAAGGGCACACCGACAACGTGCCCATCCACACCGATCGGTTCCGCTCCAACTGGGAGCTCTCGACCGCGCGAGCGACCAACGTCGTCGCGTTCTTCCTCGACCAGGGCCTCGAGCCGGGGCGCCTGTCGGCGGCGGGGTACGCGGAATACCACCCGCGGGTGCCGAACGACGCCGACGGCAACCGCGCCCGGAACCGTCGCATCGACGTCGTCGTGCTGAACCCTCAGACCAGCCGGCGAGAGGAGCCAGGGGCACAGGCCAGCTTCACGCCGTCGACCTCGGCCGACACGTCGAGCTCGGTTGCCCGCGGTCTGCCCTGA
- a CDS encoding HAD family hydrolase: protein MTRCRAVLFDMDDTLYPERRFALSGFRAVAHEVERRVDVPAREVFAELRRALSDGARAAAFQRVCGRFALDPTIVPDLVRVLRTHPARLRLPREAERLLVRLRSRFRLAIVTNGPVEMQRSKVEALGLRRLVDEVIYAVEHGGVGKPDAAPFLAALDRLDVEVDRAVHVGDDPERDVAGGRAVGLKTVRVRWLTRDRFQPTPEDEADEVVDRLDEVPAALDRLCGGDDAA, encoded by the coding sequence ATGACGCGTTGTCGCGCGGTGCTGTTCGACATGGACGACACGTTGTACCCGGAGCGACGGTTCGCGTTGAGCGGGTTTCGGGCCGTCGCGCACGAGGTCGAACGTCGAGTCGACGTGCCGGCGCGAGAGGTGTTCGCCGAGCTGCGCCGGGCGCTCAGCGACGGCGCGCGAGCCGCCGCCTTTCAGCGAGTGTGCGGCCGTTTCGCCCTCGATCCGACGATCGTCCCCGACCTCGTGCGGGTGCTGCGGACGCACCCGGCCCGGCTGCGGCTGCCGCGAGAGGCCGAGCGTCTGCTGGTGAGGCTCCGCTCCCGCTTCCGGCTCGCGATCGTCACCAACGGGCCCGTCGAGATGCAGCGGAGCAAGGTCGAGGCGCTCGGACTGCGACGCCTGGTCGACGAGGTCATCTACGCCGTCGAACACGGAGGCGTCGGCAAGCCCGACGCGGCGCCCTTTCTCGCGGCGCTCGACCGCCTCGATGTGGAGGTCGATCGTGCGGTCCACGTTGGTGATGATCCCGAGCGCGATGTGGCCGGCGGTCGGGCCGTCGGCCTGAAGACGGTACGCGTGCGCTGGCTGACGCGCGATCGATTCCAGCCGACGCCGGAGGACGAAGCCGATGAGGTCGTGGACCGCCTCGATGAGGTGCCAGCGGCGCTCGACCGGCTCTGCGGAGGAGACGATGCTGCTTGA
- a CDS encoding N-acetylneuraminate synthase family protein, whose amino-acid sequence MLLEIAGREIAAGHPLFVVAEIGLNHGGHLDAALALVDAAAAAGAAAVKLQTLHAERLVAPSCPPPQHVRAASLVDFFRQFELDEEAHRAVAARARSGGLAFISTPFDEAAVELLERVGCDAFKIASGDLTHLQLVERVARSRRPMILSTGMAELEEVGEALECARGAGAVELAILHCVSAYPVPAGHENLAAISTLARTFGVPVGLSDHGVDELAPAITVALGGAIYERHIVAADGVGAVDQAVSSTPAGLARAIALAERARRAIGDGRKTCLPIEEPNRVPSRRALYASRPIPVGTVLEATDLVALRPLAGIDARLWRSVIGQTAVRPVAPGTPVQADDLGGSPCGA is encoded by the coding sequence ATGCTGCTTGAGATTGCCGGCCGCGAGATCGCGGCGGGGCACCCGCTCTTCGTCGTGGCCGAGATCGGGCTCAACCACGGCGGGCACCTCGACGCGGCCCTGGCGCTGGTCGACGCGGCGGCGGCGGCCGGCGCCGCGGCCGTGAAGCTGCAGACGCTGCACGCAGAGCGGCTGGTGGCGCCGTCGTGTCCGCCGCCGCAGCACGTGCGCGCCGCGTCGCTCGTCGACTTCTTCCGCCAGTTCGAACTCGACGAGGAGGCGCACCGGGCCGTGGCCGCCCGCGCGCGTTCCGGGGGCCTCGCGTTCATCTCCACGCCGTTTGACGAAGCGGCCGTCGAGCTGCTCGAGCGCGTCGGGTGCGACGCGTTCAAGATCGCGAGCGGCGACCTCACCCACCTGCAGCTCGTCGAGCGGGTCGCTCGTTCGCGGCGGCCGATGATCCTGTCGACGGGCATGGCCGAGCTCGAGGAGGTGGGCGAGGCGCTCGAGTGCGCGCGCGGGGCGGGTGCCGTCGAGCTGGCCATCCTGCACTGCGTGTCGGCCTATCCCGTTCCCGCGGGACACGAGAACCTGGCGGCGATCTCCACGCTCGCGCGGACGTTCGGGGTGCCCGTGGGCCTGTCCGACCACGGCGTCGACGAGCTGGCGCCCGCGATCACCGTGGCTCTTGGCGGCGCAATCTACGAGCGGCACATCGTCGCCGCCGACGGCGTCGGCGCCGTCGACCAGGCCGTGTCGTCGACGCCGGCCGGCCTGGCCCGGGCGATCGCGCTCGCCGAGCGGGCGCGCCGGGCGATTGGCGACGGGCGGAAGACCTGCCTGCCGATCGAGGAGCCCAATCGCGTCCCGTCGCGGCGGGCCCTCTACGCCAGCCGGCCCATCCCCGTCGGAACCGTTCTCGAGGCCACCGACCTCGTCGCCCTGCGTCCGCTCGCGGGAATCGATGCCCGCTTGTGGCGGTCGGTCATCGGGCAGACGGCGGTCCGTCCGGTGGCACCCGGAACCCCGGTGCAGGCCGATGACCTGGGAGGGAGCCCATGCGGCGCCTGA
- a CDS encoding flagellar FlbD family protein: protein MIPVTRLDGTPMIVNTEQVAWIEYVPDTVIALMNGEKLIVRESPETIVERVRDFKRAVSSGGRVLSHPALGVVEPAAKGEEW from the coding sequence ATGATTCCCGTCACGCGGCTCGACGGCACGCCGATGATCGTGAACACCGAGCAGGTGGCCTGGATCGAGTACGTTCCGGACACGGTGATCGCGCTCATGAACGGCGAGAAGCTCATCGTGCGGGAGTCGCCCGAGACCATCGTCGAGCGCGTCAGGGACTTCAAGCGGGCCGTGAGCAGCGGCGGGCGGGTGCTGTCCCACCCGGCGCTCGGCGTGGTCGAACCGGCGGCGAAGGGAGAGGAGTGGTGA
- a CDS encoding flagellar motor protein produces the protein MNRKRRFDLTSVIGVPIGLGFILVGQILEGGTVASILQVTAAVIVFGGTLGAVLLGFSTTDVRQAWRALPDVFLDREPPTQETIAQITRFAVKARKDGIMSLEDDVDRLSDSFLRRGLSLAVDGTSPNTLRSMLENESASRDDLEEVPAKVYESAGGYAPTIGILGAVLGLIHVMENLSDPTKLGAGIAVAFVATVYGVGSANLIFLPIATKLRAKARRSAKRRELVVEGILAIQEGMNPRLIDQKLHGLLGVDVPAKGTRAESKAA, from the coding sequence GTGAACCGCAAGCGACGATTCGATCTGACGTCGGTGATCGGCGTGCCGATCGGGTTGGGGTTCATCCTCGTGGGACAGATCCTCGAGGGGGGCACCGTCGCGTCGATCCTCCAGGTGACGGCGGCGGTCATCGTCTTCGGCGGGACTCTCGGCGCCGTGCTCCTCGGATTCTCGACGACCGACGTCAGGCAGGCGTGGCGGGCCCTTCCCGACGTGTTCCTCGATCGCGAGCCGCCGACTCAGGAGACCATCGCCCAGATCACGCGCTTCGCCGTCAAGGCCCGCAAGGACGGCATCATGTCGCTCGAAGACGACGTCGACAGGCTGTCGGACTCGTTTCTGCGACGCGGGCTCTCGCTGGCCGTCGACGGCACGAGTCCCAACACGCTGCGGTCGATGCTCGAGAACGAGAGCGCCTCGCGCGACGACCTCGAAGAGGTCCCGGCCAAGGTGTACGAGTCCGCGGGCGGGTACGCGCCGACCATCGGGATCCTGGGCGCGGTGCTGGGCCTGATTCACGTGATGGAGAACCTCTCGGATCCGACGAAGCTCGGCGCGGGCATCGCCGTGGCGTTCGTCGCCACCGTGTACGGCGTCGGGTCGGCCAACCTGATCTTCCTGCCGATCGCGACCAAGCTGCGGGCCAAGGCGCGCCGGTCGGCGAAGCGTCGCGAACTCGTCGTTGAAGGCATTCTCGCCATCCAGGAAGGCATGAACCCGCGGCTCATCGACCAGAAGCTGCACGGCCTCCTGGGCGTCGACGTGCCCGCCAAGGGCACCCGCGCCGAGAGCAAGGCGGCGTGA